A window of the Branchiibius hedensis genome harbors these coding sequences:
- a CDS encoding DEAD/DEAH box helicase yields MSLSTSARPAAQKATTSFGALGVPAPLVEVLTTAGITQPTPIQTATLPDSLAGRDVLGRGRTGSGKTYAFLLPLVARLAASSGRRTPKRPRALILAPTRELATQIDEALAPLAAKYRLTSRTVFGGVGQGPQVSAIRSGVDVVVACPGRLEDLMGQGHVDLSAVEITVLDEADHMADLGFLPGVRRILAKTPQRSQRLLFSATLDSGVNQLVKAFLHQPVTHEADSAQSPVSAMSHHVLHVADKDHLPVLTDLVAAPGRTVVFTRTKHRAKKLARQLNSIGVPAVELHGNLSQGARTRSMDAFHSGAAQTLVATDIAARGIHVDDVALVIHADPPVEHKAYLHRSGRTARAGAQGTVITLMTDDQVRDVRDLTRQAGIKPTTTRVTAEHPLLRELVPGERTFAEPSAVSPAAAPAQASAGGNRASGSGNRSGGGRSGGRGRSHRSSAQSGRSASGQSGRSASGQSGRSSSGRTASSSGSGRSAQPATRRSGAADFSARRSSRAR; encoded by the coding sequence TTGTCACTCAGTACTTCTGCACGTCCTGCTGCCCAGAAGGCAACAACCTCGTTCGGCGCGCTCGGCGTGCCGGCCCCGTTGGTCGAGGTCCTCACCACCGCGGGCATCACCCAGCCGACCCCTATCCAGACCGCGACCCTGCCGGACTCCCTGGCCGGGCGCGACGTGCTGGGCCGCGGCCGTACCGGCTCCGGCAAGACCTACGCCTTCCTGCTGCCTCTGGTGGCGCGGTTGGCGGCCAGTTCCGGTCGACGTACGCCGAAACGCCCCCGGGCGCTGATCCTGGCCCCTACGCGGGAGCTGGCTACCCAGATCGACGAGGCGCTCGCGCCGCTGGCGGCGAAATACCGTCTGACCTCGCGCACCGTCTTCGGCGGCGTCGGTCAGGGCCCGCAGGTCAGTGCGATTCGCAGCGGTGTCGACGTCGTCGTCGCCTGCCCGGGCCGTCTCGAGGACCTGATGGGGCAGGGTCATGTCGATCTGTCGGCGGTCGAGATCACCGTGCTCGACGAGGCCGACCACATGGCCGACCTCGGCTTCCTGCCCGGTGTCCGCCGGATCCTCGCCAAGACGCCGCAGCGCTCGCAGCGGCTGCTCTTCTCGGCGACGCTCGACTCCGGCGTCAACCAGTTGGTGAAGGCGTTCCTGCACCAACCCGTTACGCACGAAGCCGATTCGGCGCAATCGCCGGTGTCCGCGATGAGCCACCACGTCCTGCACGTGGCCGACAAGGACCACCTGCCGGTGCTGACCGATCTGGTCGCCGCTCCCGGACGCACCGTGGTCTTCACCCGGACCAAGCACCGGGCCAAGAAGCTTGCGCGTCAACTGAATTCGATCGGCGTACCCGCAGTTGAGTTGCACGGCAACCTTTCTCAAGGTGCGCGCACCCGCTCGATGGACGCGTTCCACTCCGGCGCCGCGCAGACCTTGGTCGCGACCGACATCGCCGCACGCGGCATCCACGTCGACGACGTCGCGCTGGTGATCCACGCCGACCCGCCGGTCGAGCACAAGGCCTACCTGCACCGTTCCGGACGTACGGCGCGTGCGGGCGCCCAGGGCACCGTCATCACCCTGATGACCGACGACCAGGTGCGCGACGTGCGGGACCTGACCCGTCAGGCCGGCATCAAGCCGACCACCACTCGGGTCACCGCGGAGCACCCGCTGCTGCGCGAACTGGTTCCCGGGGAGCGGACGTTCGCTGAGCCGTCTGCGGTCTCACCGGCTGCCGCACCCGCTCAGGCGAGTGCCGGCGGCAACCGCGCGTCGGGCTCGGGCAACCGCTCCGGTGGTGGCCGCTCGGGTGGCCGCGGACGTTCTCACCGCTCCTCGGCTCAGTCCGGCCGATCGGCGTCCGGCCAGTCCGGGCGTTCGGCGTCCGGCCAGTCCGGGCGTTCGTCGTCGGGCCGCACCGCAAGTAGTTCCGGGAGCGGCCGTTCCGCCCAGCCGGCCACTCGCCGGTCGGGTGCAGCGGACTTCTCTGCGCGCCGCTCCAGCCGCGCTCGCTGA
- a CDS encoding cysteine dioxygenase, translated as MSTPSVSSLGIRDFTAEQLIRIARLFASDDSHAGQVDLTVTERQRISLDSNAHLEVWLMVWPVGSTTGWHDHGQAAGAYVVVTGELIEESRRGGSVGDLLLEKGDERAFGAGHIHNMTNVGDTPALTVHAYSPGLTEMTPYELVDGRLVPVNP; from the coding sequence ATGTCCACACCCTCGGTTTCCTCGCTCGGTATCCGTGACTTCACGGCCGAGCAGCTGATCCGGATTGCGCGCCTGTTCGCCTCCGACGACAGCCACGCCGGCCAGGTCGATCTGACCGTGACCGAGCGGCAGCGGATCTCCCTGGACTCCAACGCGCACCTTGAGGTCTGGTTGATGGTGTGGCCGGTCGGGTCGACCACCGGGTGGCACGACCATGGGCAGGCCGCCGGAGCGTACGTCGTGGTGACCGGTGAGCTGATCGAGGAGTCCCGCCGGGGTGGCTCGGTGGGCGACTTGTTGCTGGAGAAGGGTGACGAGCGGGCCTTCGGGGCGGGCCACATCCACAACATGACCAACGTCGGGGACACCCCTGCGTTGACCGTGCACGCCTACTCCCCGGGCCTGACCGAGATGACCCCGTACGAGTTGGTCGACGGCCGATTGGTGCCGGTCAACCCCTAA
- the trxA gene encoding thioredoxin, producing MATTTLTEENFASTINDNDIVLVDFWATWCGPCRQFGPVFEAASAQHSDIVFGKVDTDAQQNLAGALNISSIPTVMAFREGVLVFADSGALPQRALAEVIEQVRNLPMDKIHAEIAEQQANGSTDA from the coding sequence ATGGCCACGACCACGCTGACCGAAGAGAACTTCGCGTCAACCATCAACGACAACGACATCGTGCTGGTCGACTTCTGGGCGACCTGGTGTGGTCCGTGCCGTCAGTTCGGCCCCGTCTTCGAGGCCGCCTCGGCGCAGCATTCCGACATCGTCTTCGGCAAAGTCGACACTGACGCGCAGCAGAACCTCGCCGGCGCGCTGAACATCTCCTCGATCCCTACCGTGATGGCGTTCCGCGAAGGTGTCCTCGTCTTCGCCGACTCGGGTGCGTTGCCGCAGCGGGCGCTGGCCGAGGTGATCGAGCAGGTCCGCAACCTGCCGATGGACAAGATCCACGCCGAGATCGCCGAGCAGCAGGCGAACGGCTCCACCGACGCCTGA
- a CDS encoding CaiB/BaiF CoA transferase family protein yields MTNETGALSGIVVADFGRVLAAPYATMLLGDLGADVIKIERPGTGDETRGWGPPYTPDGRSTYFEAINRNKTSRALDLKSDADLAAARELAERADVVVQNFLPGTMEKLGLGYDDLRLVNPGVIYCSVSGFGQQSTSPGYDLLIQATGGLMSVTGPSPDEPTKAGVALIDVLTGVHAAVGIIAALFHRERTGQGQRVDIDLMSTSLATLVNQASGYLLAGNVPRAMGNAHPSLSPYDVYQAADKPMVIACGNDAQFRSLATVVGAPELADDPRFVRNVDRTEHAGELTELLNQRLSGRAAQEWCEALAAQRIAAGPINNVADAFAYAESMGLTPVQDCAGTPVVANPINLSQTPVTYRLAPPKLSDN; encoded by the coding sequence GTGACGAACGAGACGGGCGCTTTAAGTGGGATCGTGGTCGCGGACTTCGGCCGGGTGCTGGCGGCGCCGTACGCGACGATGCTGCTGGGCGATCTCGGTGCCGACGTCATCAAGATCGAGCGCCCCGGCACGGGCGATGAGACGCGCGGCTGGGGGCCGCCGTACACGCCGGATGGTCGCTCGACGTACTTCGAGGCGATCAATCGCAACAAGACCTCGCGCGCGCTGGACCTGAAGTCGGACGCCGACCTCGCCGCCGCCCGGGAACTGGCCGAGCGCGCGGACGTCGTCGTACAGAACTTCCTGCCCGGCACGATGGAGAAGTTGGGGTTGGGGTACGACGACCTGCGGCTGGTCAATCCCGGCGTGATCTATTGCAGCGTCAGCGGATTCGGCCAACAGTCGACCTCGCCGGGTTACGACCTGCTGATCCAGGCGACCGGCGGCCTGATGAGCGTCACGGGGCCCTCACCCGATGAGCCGACGAAGGCCGGGGTGGCCCTGATCGACGTACTCACCGGGGTGCACGCAGCGGTGGGCATCATCGCGGCGCTGTTCCACCGGGAGCGCACCGGGCAGGGGCAGCGGGTCGACATCGACCTGATGAGTACGTCGCTCGCGACCTTGGTCAACCAGGCGTCCGGTTACCTGCTGGCCGGGAACGTGCCGCGTGCGATGGGCAACGCTCACCCGTCGCTCTCGCCGTACGACGTGTATCAGGCCGCCGACAAACCGATGGTGATCGCGTGTGGCAATGACGCCCAATTCCGTTCTCTGGCAACGGTGGTCGGTGCCCCGGAATTGGCCGATGATCCTCGCTTTGTGCGGAACGTCGACCGGACGGAACATGCCGGGGAATTGACCGAGCTCCTCAACCAGCGGCTGTCAGGACGCGCCGCGCAGGAGTGGTGCGAGGCGCTCGCCGCGCAGCGGATCGCGGCCGGGCCGATCAACAACGTCGCCGACGCGTTCGCCTACGCCGAGTCGATGGGGCTCACGCCGGTGCAGGACTGCGCCGGCACGCCGGTCGTCGCCAACCCGATCAACCTGTCGCAGACGCCGGTGACCTACCGCCTCGCACCACCGAAATTGTCAGATAACTGA
- a CDS encoding type II toxin-antitoxin system VapC family toxin — MVDASAMVEALVGRAPDDQLLDLLAGDLHAPYLLDVEVLSALRGLELANKIPAAVAAVAKATFFEFAVTRYETEPLAERIWQLRRQFTAYDASYIALAEGLDASLLTCDKKLAGRGHTALVVVC; from the coding sequence GTGGTTGACGCCTCCGCGATGGTGGAGGCGTTGGTTGGTCGTGCGCCGGACGATCAGTTGCTTGACCTCCTCGCCGGGGATCTGCATGCTCCCTACCTGCTCGACGTTGAGGTCCTCTCGGCGCTGCGTGGCCTCGAGCTGGCGAACAAGATCCCGGCGGCGGTCGCTGCCGTGGCGAAGGCGACGTTCTTCGAGTTCGCCGTGACTCGATACGAGACCGAGCCCCTCGCGGAGCGCATCTGGCAGTTGCGGCGTCAGTTCACCGCCTACGACGCGTCGTACATCGCGCTCGCCGAGGGTCTGGATGCGTCGCTGCTCACGTGTGACAAGAAGTTGGCCGGCCGCGGTCACACCGCGCTCGTCGTGGTCTGCTGA
- a CDS encoding FitA-like ribbon-helix-helix domain-containing protein: MKYMATLYVRDVPDEVAETLKRRAAAQGTSLSVYVATELVKLGARPSNDEVVARLRRLDRSAAPSSSEIVSVIQAARK, encoded by the coding sequence ATGAAGTACATGGCGACCCTCTATGTGCGCGACGTGCCCGACGAGGTTGCAGAGACGCTCAAGCGACGAGCAGCAGCCCAGGGCACTTCTTTGTCGGTTTACGTAGCAACCGAACTGGTGAAGCTTGGCGCCCGGCCCTCCAACGATGAGGTCGTCGCCCGGCTTCGTCGCCTCGATCGCTCCGCAGCGCCCTCCTCCTCCGAAATCGTCTCGGTGATCCAGGCCGCGCGGAAGTGA
- a CDS encoding class I SAM-dependent methyltransferase: protein MVPASLPAEVATAVANTKGFMPQDEGEALHAHALRSSPGTWLEIGTYCGKSTLILADAARRSGSSLVTVDHHHGSEENQPGWEWHDTAMVDPVSGRLDTLPTFRPVLDSVADVCSAVVGSTQQVASWWASPLTLLFLDGNHTEETAQHDYAAFAPFVVPGGTLLVHDVFPDPADGGQAPWHVVQRAFSEGFVEIAQHGSLRVLRRT from the coding sequence ATGGTGCCTGCATCGTTGCCGGCGGAGGTGGCGACCGCCGTTGCCAACACCAAGGGGTTCATGCCGCAGGACGAGGGAGAGGCGTTGCACGCACACGCGCTGCGGTCCTCGCCGGGCACGTGGTTGGAGATCGGGACCTACTGCGGCAAGTCGACGCTGATCCTCGCCGACGCAGCCCGTCGATCCGGATCGTCGTTGGTGACCGTCGATCACCACCACGGCTCGGAGGAGAACCAGCCCGGCTGGGAGTGGCACGACACCGCCATGGTCGATCCGGTGTCCGGCCGGCTGGACACGCTGCCGACCTTCCGGCCGGTGCTCGACTCGGTGGCGGACGTCTGCAGCGCGGTTGTCGGCTCGACCCAACAGGTCGCGTCGTGGTGGGCATCGCCGCTCACACTGCTCTTCCTGGATGGCAATCACACCGAGGAGACCGCCCAGCACGATTACGCGGCCTTCGCGCCGTTCGTGGTGCCCGGCGGGACGCTGTTGGTGCACGATGTCTTCCCGGACCCGGCCGACGGTGGGCAGGCGCCGTGGCACGTGGTGCAGCGGGCGTTCTCCGAAGGTTTCGTCGAGATCGCGCAGCACGGCTCGCTGCGGGTTCTTCGCCGCACCTGA
- a CDS encoding prenyltransferase/squalene oxidase repeat-containing protein, giving the protein MTFAVPGVLSTEQVCRTGEFIASLQTADGAIPWFEDGHVDPWDHIESAMGLTVTGHLVQAAAAYQWLIDTQRPDGSWPMSVRDGVVLDAAADTNQCAYIAVGAWHFYLVTGRIDALTWIWPTVEKALNFVARAQRPDGELAWAAGEDGGFVDGALLTGCSSAWQALRCGELIAHAVGVDRPRWRWSANVLAEAICERPAVFLDKSRFSMDWYYPVLAGALRGPSAVSRLRDSWERYVMAGEGVRCVDDEPWVTAAETVECVVALDAIGESDSALELFADIQSLRDEQTGGYWTGRNVVNDQVWPVEQTSWTAAAMVLAGDALVGATGGASLWRDLGLGPSADRGREAVS; this is encoded by the coding sequence GTGACCTTCGCCGTCCCTGGTGTGCTCAGCACCGAACAGGTCTGTCGCACAGGGGAGTTCATCGCCTCTCTGCAGACTGCCGACGGCGCGATCCCGTGGTTCGAGGATGGTCACGTGGATCCGTGGGACCACATCGAATCGGCGATGGGACTGACGGTCACCGGTCACCTGGTGCAGGCGGCGGCGGCGTATCAGTGGTTGATCGACACGCAACGGCCGGATGGGTCCTGGCCGATGTCGGTGCGCGACGGTGTGGTGCTGGACGCGGCTGCGGACACCAACCAGTGCGCCTACATCGCGGTCGGAGCGTGGCACTTCTACCTGGTGACCGGTCGGATCGACGCGTTGACGTGGATCTGGCCAACGGTGGAGAAGGCACTGAACTTCGTGGCCCGTGCGCAGCGACCCGACGGCGAACTGGCCTGGGCGGCAGGGGAAGACGGTGGTTTCGTCGACGGCGCTCTGCTCACCGGGTGTTCGAGTGCGTGGCAGGCGTTGCGCTGCGGTGAATTGATCGCGCACGCAGTGGGAGTGGACCGACCGCGGTGGCGCTGGTCGGCGAACGTGCTGGCCGAAGCGATCTGCGAGCGACCGGCAGTATTCCTGGACAAGTCGCGGTTTTCGATGGATTGGTACTACCCGGTGCTGGCGGGGGCCTTGCGCGGGCCTTCGGCGGTTTCGCGGCTGCGCGACTCGTGGGAGCGCTACGTGATGGCGGGCGAGGGCGTGCGCTGCGTGGACGACGAGCCGTGGGTGACTGCGGCGGAGACCGTCGAGTGTGTCGTCGCGCTGGATGCGATCGGTGAATCTGACTCTGCTTTGGAGCTTTTCGCCGATATTCAGTCACTGCGTGATGAGCAGACCGGTGGCTACTGGACGGGACGCAACGTGGTGAACGACCAGGTGTGGCCCGTGGAGCAGACCTCGTGGACAGCGGCTGCGATGGTGCTCGCCGGCGACGCACTGGTCGGTGCGACCGGTGGCGCCTCGTTGTGGCGGGACCTGGGGCTCGGCCCCTCGGCCGACCGGGGCAGGGAGGCGGTGAGTTGA
- a CDS encoding class I SAM-dependent methyltransferase has translation MITIDYDTFDVQPGMSFLDVGAGQGRHSYAALRRGANVTAFDMNEADLADVKSMFGAMELEGEVPAGASATVQHGDARAMPFPSESFDRVLASEILEHIHEDEAAIAEIARVTKPGGRVAVTVPRNWPEQVCWKLSDEYHEVEGGHIRIYQASDLVAKLTAAGLTPYKTEHAHALHAPYWWLKCAVGPDNENFATRGYHKLLVWDMMKAPALTRVSERVLNPVLGKSFVVYLTKP, from the coding sequence ATGATCACCATCGACTACGACACGTTCGACGTGCAGCCGGGGATGAGTTTCCTGGACGTGGGTGCGGGCCAGGGCCGACACTCGTACGCCGCGCTGCGCCGGGGTGCCAACGTCACCGCCTTCGACATGAACGAGGCCGATCTGGCGGATGTGAAGTCGATGTTCGGGGCGATGGAGCTCGAGGGGGAGGTGCCTGCAGGGGCTTCTGCGACAGTGCAGCACGGGGATGCGCGGGCGATGCCGTTCCCTTCCGAGTCTTTCGACCGGGTGCTCGCGTCAGAGATCCTGGAGCACATCCACGAGGACGAGGCCGCGATCGCCGAGATCGCTCGCGTGACCAAACCCGGCGGGCGGGTCGCCGTCACCGTGCCGCGCAACTGGCCCGAGCAGGTCTGCTGGAAGCTGTCCGATGAGTACCACGAGGTCGAAGGCGGCCACATCCGGATCTATCAGGCCAGCGACCTGGTCGCAAAGCTCACGGCAGCCGGGCTCACGCCGTACAAAACGGAGCACGCGCACGCCCTGCACGCGCCGTACTGGTGGCTCAAATGCGCGGTCGGGCCGGACAACGAGAACTTCGCCACGCGTGGCTATCACAAGCTGTTGGTGTGGGACATGATGAAGGCGCCCGCGCTGACCCGGGTCAGTGAGCGGGTGTTGAACCCGGTCCTCGGCAAGAGCTTCGTCGTCTACCTGACCAAGCCGTGA